The genomic segment CTCGCCCGCACCGAGGTCACCGTGGAGACCGTTCCCGACAGCTGACCCCGGCCTCCCCGCCCGGGCCACGCCGAGGACCGGGAGCCGACGGCCGCAGCACCGGGCGGCCGGGATGCAGCCGGACGGGCGGCCGTGCTGCGGCGGAAGTTGATGCCCCGTCCTCGGCGCGGCGGGCGGCGGAACCCGGCTGCCCGGACCGCCCTGAGTTCGTCCGCCCCGCGCCGGACCTTCCTGAGCGACCCCGCTCCGACCGTCCTGCGCAGGACCGCCCTCGGCCCGCGCCGCCGTCCTGCGGTGCAGCCCGGCGGCTGCGGCGACCGACACACTGCTGCCCTGCCCGAGGTCCGTCACGCCGACCTCGCGGGCGAGAACCCGGATCTCCTGGAGCTGGGGACGGAGATCGGCGGGAAGCGCCCGGCTCACATGGCCGAACCGCTCCCGCGGCCACGCCGCCTGCTCCCGGTCCAGCGGAGCGGTCGTCTGCCGCCCGGCCTCGGCCGCCCTCAGCTTGACCACGACCTCCACATAACGTGGTACCGGACCGGACCGGGCCGGAACGGCGAAGGGGACCTTCGGCGGGATGTCCGGGGTCACCCGCGCCGACACGACCCGGCCCGTGAAGGGGTATCCGGCCGTCTTCTTCGCCGAGAAGCGCAGCTCCGGGCCGCGCGGCTCGGGAGGAGCCGGCACCGGGGACGGTGCGGCGCGGCGCACGAGCCGGCTCCGCACACCACGCGCCGCCGCTGAACCGTGGAGACTCCGGCTGAGGCTCCCTCCCCGACGGGGTCGCGCCCGGTCCGACGGGTCACCGGACCGGAGCGACGGCGGAGTGCCGCGACGGCGGTGGCCTCCGCCGGCCGTCACCGGGCGGCGGCCCGAGCCCCCGGGGGCCGTTGCACCCGGGCCGCTACGCCGGGACCGTTATGCCGGGGCCGTTCCCGGGCCGCCCTCGTCGTCCTCGTCCTCGGGGAGCTTGCAGACCCGTTCCAGCAGCAGGCCCGCCGCCACCACGGCCAGCCCCGCCAGGACGGCGAGGCCGGCGTAGAGGGCCTGGTCGCCGCGGCTGCCGCCGTCCAGGCCGTTCACCAGCAGGAAGACCCCGACACCGCCGTACATCCCGGCGACCGGGGCGGCGACCAGCGCGCTCGCCTGGCCGAAGACCACCGCCCGGGCTGCGACCATCGGGTCGACGCCCTTCGCGCCCGGCTGCCGCTCCCGCTGGGCCTTCAGCCGGCTCCGCAGCGACAGCGCGGTGGCCGCGAGGACGGCGGCGATGGCCGCCAGCACCACGGGGGCGGCGAAGGGCACGCCCGGCAGCGAGCCGAAGGCGTCCCAGAGACCGGCCACCGCCCAGGCCAGCACACCGGCGACGGCGAAGATCCCGCCCAGCACTCTGATCCGAAGTTGCCTCACCGAGTGCTCGCCTCGCTCTTCCTGATGGACGGGAACCGACCCCCGCACCACGGGTCACCGGAGGTGGACACGAGGGTAACGGCTACTCGGGCAGTCGGAGTTCCAGGTCCGCCCGCCGCTCCACCCCCTGGCCGGGGACCTCGTCCAGCAGCTCCGCCACGGGGCCGTGGCCGGGCACCTCCGCGGCCGGGTCGACGTCGTGCCACGGCGCCAGCACGAAAGCGCGCTCGTGGACCCGCGGATGCGGCAGCGTGAGCGCCGGGTCGTCCGAGAGGACGCCCTGGTAGGCGACGATGTCGACGTCCAGCGTCCGGGGGCCCCAGCGTTCGTCGCGCACCCGCTCGAACGCCTCCTCGACGGCGTGGGCCCGCTCCAGCAGGGAGCCCGGCGGCAAGGTCGTCCGCACCAGCACCACGGCGTTGAAGTAGGACGGCTGGGTGCCGGGATCCACGCCCCAGGGCTCCGTCTCGTAGACCGGGGAGACCGCCTTGACCCGGACACCGGGGGTGTCCTCCAGCGCGTCGACCGCTCCCTGCAGGGTCTCCAGGCGGTTGCCGAGATTGCTGCCGAGAGCGATCACGGCCCGCTGCGGGTTGGAGAGCGTCGTGTCCGCCGCGTCCACCCAGTCGGCCACCGAGGCGGGGACGGGCTGCACGGTCGGGTCGCTCGTGGTCATGGGCGGCTCCGGGTAATGGTGATGGTCACGTCGTCGAAGGGCACGGTGATCGGCGCGTCCGGCTTGTGGACGACCACCTCCACCTCCCGTACCGGCTCGTGCCGGAGGCAGCGCTCCGCGATCCGCTCGGCGAGCGTCTCGATCAGCTCGACCGGCTCACCCTGGATCACGGCGACGGCTTCCTCGGCCACGACGCCGTAGTGCACCGTCAGCGTGAGGTCGTCGGCGGCCGCCGCGGGGCGGGTGTCCAGGCCCAGGACGAGGTCCACGACGAAGACCTGGCCCTTCTCCCGCTCCTCGGGGAAGACCCCGTGGTGTCCGCGCGCCCTGAGGCCGCGCAGCGCGACTCGGTCCACGACTGTCACTCCCGCTGTCGGTTACGGATGGACGGACGCCGGGCGGAGTCTGCCGCAGGTGTCCCCCGCGGCCCCGCCCCGCTCCGGGACCGGTGCGCCGCGCTGATGGAACGAACCTACCGGCGGCCACCGACAGCACCCGTCCCGGGCCGTGCCCGCGTGTGCCACGGTGCCACCGGGAGCGCGGCTCGGCCGAGCTGGGCGCCGCCGGACCCGCCGGGGTCCGCGACCCACGCTCTCACCCCTTACCCGGCCACCGCGCGACTCGAACGGGTGAACTGGGACACCCTTCAGGGAAGCGTGCGGGAAGCCCGGGTGAACACGGGACACTTCTCCCGTAAGGCACCCGTACGGCGCTCGTTCGGCACCCGCACTTGCGCCCGCACGGCGCTGACCGGACCGGACACCTAGACGAGCCCGGTGCCGCCCGCGCCGCCCGGCTCCTCGTCCTCGTCCGGCTCGCCGTCCTCCCCCGCGGTGTCGGCCAGCACCGGCGAGCCGTGGTGGGCCCAGATCCGCCAGCCGTCACCGGTGCGGCGGAAGACGTTGGTGGCCACGACGAGCTGGCCCACCAGCGGCCCCAGCTCGCCCTCCTCCTCGGCCGGCCCGCCGCTGAGGATGTTCTCGGTGCAGGTCACCAGCGCGGTGTCGCCGTCGATCTCCACCTCGACATCCGTCAGGAAGAACTGGATGTACTCGGTGTTCGCCATGATCAGCGCATACGAGCGCAGCACCTCGCCGCTGCCCCGCAGCACCGGCCACCCCGGGTGCACGCAACTGACGTCCCCGGGGAGCCACATCGCGGAGAGCGCCTCGAAGTCGCCCTGTTCCATGGCCTCGTAGAGGGCCGTGTTGGCCTGCTCGACCTGCTCGTAGTCGGTGCTACGGGCGGGCCTGCTCACCCGGCCCCCTCGACGGCGCGCGCCACGCGCACCGCGTCGGCCGTCGCCCGCACCTCGTGGACCCGTACGGCCCAGGCGCCCTCGCGCGCCGAGATCGCGGAGACGGCGGCGGTGGCCGCGTCCCGTTCCCGGGCGGGCGGCGGGCTGCCGCCGGGGCCGGCCAGCACCCGGCCGAGGAAGCGTTTGCGGGAGGCCGCCACCAGCAGCGGACGGCCCAGGCTCCGCAGCTCGGGAAGGGCCGCGAGCAGGGCCAGATCGTGCTCGGCCTGTTTGGCGAAGCCCAGCCCGGGATCGATCACGATCCGTTCCGGCGCGACGCCCCCGGCGACCACGGCGTCCATCCGCTCCCGCAGTTCGCCGGCGACCTCGCGGACCACGTCGGAGTAGACGGCACGGGCGTTCATGTCCTGGCTGAAACCGCGCCAGTGCATCACCACGAACGGCACCCCCGCCTCGGCCACCACCGGCACCATCGCCGGGTCGGCGAGGCCGCCGCTCACATCGTTGACCAGCGCCGCCCCGGCGGCCACCGCCCGCTCCGCGACCGACGCCCGCATGGTGTCCACGCTGACGGTCACGCCCTCGGCGGCCAGTCCGCGCACCACGGGGAGAACCCGGCGCAGTTCCTCCGCCTCGTCCACCCGGGAGGCCCCCGGCCGCGTCGACTCGCCGCCGACATCGACCAGATCGGCACCCTCGGCGACGAGCTCCAGGCCGCGCTTGACCGCGTCCCCGGTGTCGAACCACCGGCCGCCGTCCGAGAAGGAGTCGGGCGTGACGTTCACCACGCCCATCACCGCGCAGCGGTCCCACTCCGGCAGACCGGTCACCACGCCGCGCAAGCTCCTCATCCCTCCACCTTAGGCCCCGGACGGCCCGCGTCCCGCCCGGGGCACCGCGCCGGAGCGCGCTCCCGGCGGAATCCGGACGCCGTCCCGCGAGGGGCGCGCCCCGGCGCGGGTCTCAGCGCGCGAGGATGAGGCTCATCGCCTCGGCGCGGGTGGTGGCGTCGCGGAGCTGGCCGCGGACGGCCGAGGTGGTGGTCTTCGCCCCGGGCTTGCGTATGCCGCGGACCGACATGCACATGTGCTCCGCCTCGATGACGACGATCGCGCCCCGCGCCTCCAGGATGCGCATCAGCGAATCGGCGACCTGCGTGGTGAGCCGCTCCTGCACCTGCGGCCGGCGGGCGAACACGTCCACCAGGCGGGCCAGCTTCGACAGACCAGTGATCTTGCCGGTCTCGGCCGGGATGTAGCCCACGTGGGCGACCCCGTGGAACGGCAGCAGGTGGTGCTCGCAGAGGCTGACGATCTCGATGTCCTTGACCAGCACCAGCTCGTCGTGGCCGAGGTCGAAGGTCGTGGTCAGGACGTCCTCCGGGTCCTGCCGCAGTCCGCCCAGGATCTCCCGGTACGCGCGGGCCACCCGGGCCGGGGTCTCCAGCAGCCCCTCGCGGTCCGGGTCCTCGCCGACCGCGATGAGCAGCTCGCGGACGGCGTTCTCGGCCCGCTTCTCGTCGAACTCGCCGACGGCGCGCCCGCTGTTCAGCGTCACCGGGTCGGTCATGTGGTGCCTCGTTTTCCTGGTACGTGCCGTACGAACGCTCGTACGACGAATGCCGCGCCTTCCCAGGGTAGAACCCAGGAGGGCACGGCACTCATTCCGGACCGGGCGGCTCAGCTCTCCGGACGCGTCTCCTCGGGCAGCTCGGCCTTCTCCGTGGAGATCTTGGAGGAGGCACCGGCCGACTGGGAGCCGTTGGCCATGGTGAGCTCCTTGGGGGAGAGCACCGGAGGCCGGGTGGAGGGCGTACGGCGGGAGGAGCCGGTCCACGCGGGGCGGGCCGGGCGCTTGACCACCGGGGCGAAGATCTCGGCGATCTCCTCCTTGTTCAGGGTCTCCTTCTCCAGCAGCCGGAGCACGAGGTTGTCCAGGACGTCGCGGTTCTCGACCAGGATCTCCCAGGCCTCGTTGTGCGCCGTCTCGATGAGCTTCTTGACCTCTTCGTCGACCAGCGCGGCGACCTCTTCGGAGTAGTCGCGCTGGTGGCCCATCTCACGCCCGACGAAGGGCTCGGAGTTGTCGCTGCCGAACTTGATGGCGCCCAGCCGCTCGGTCATGCCGTACTGGGTGACCATCGCGCGGGCCGTGGTGGTGGCCTTCTCGATGTCGTTCGCGGCACCGGTGGTCGGGTCGTGGAAGACCAGTTCCTCCGCGGCGCGGCCGCCCAGCATGTACGCGAGCTGGTCGAGCATCTCGTTGCGGGTGGTGGAGTACTTGTCCTCCTCCGGCAGCACCATGGTGTAGCCGAGGGCCCGGCCTCTCGACAGGATCGTGATCTTGTGCACCGGATCGCTGTTCGGGGAGGCCGCCGCCACCAGGGCGTGTCCGCCCTCGTGGTACGCGGTGATCTTCTTCTCCTTGTCGCTCATGATCCGGGTCCGCTTCTGCGGTCCGGCCACGACACGGTCGATCGCCTCGTCCAGGAAGTGGTTGTCGATCAGCTTGGCGTCACTGCGGGCCGTCAGCAGGGCGGCCTCGTTGAGGACGTTGCTGAGGTCGGCACCGGTGAAGCCGGGGGTCCGGCGGGCGACCGCCTGCAGGTCCACGTCGGGCGCGACCGGCTTGCCCTTCTGGTGCACCTTGAGGATCTCCAGCCGGCCCTGCATGTCCGGCCGGTCCACGGCGATCTGCCGGTCGAAGCGGCCCGGGCGGAGCAGCGCCGGGTCGAGGATGTCCGGCCGGTTGGTGGCGGCGATCAGGATGACGCCGCCCTTCACGTCGAAGCCGTCCATCTCGACGAGCAGCTGGTTGAGCGTCTGCTCGCGCTCGTCGTGGCCGCCGCCCATACCGGCGCCGCGGTGCCGGCCGACGGCGTCGATCTCGTCGACGAAGACGATCGCGGGGGCGTTCTGCTTGGCCTGCTCGAAGAGGTCCCGGACCCGGGAGGCACCGACACCGACGAACATCTCGACGAAGTCGGAGCCGGAGATCGAGTAGAACGGGACGCCCGCCTCGCCGGCGACGGCGCGCGCGAGCAGCGTCTTGCCGGTGCCGGGGGGGCCGTAGAGCAGCACGCCCTTGGGGATCTTGGCGCCGACGGCCTGGAACTTCGCCGGCTCCTGCAGGAACTCCTTGATCTCGTGGAGCTCCTCGACCGCCTCGTCGGCCCCGGCCACGTCGGTGAAGGTGGTCTTCGGGGTGTCCTTGGTGATCAGCTTGGCCTTGGACTTCCCGAAGTTCATGACCCGGGAGCCGCCGCCCTGCATCTGGTTCATCAGGAAGAGGAAGACCAGCACGATGAGGACGAAGGGCAGGAGCGAGAGCAGGACGCCGACGAAGGCGTTCTGCGACTGCGGGGAGACGGTGTACCCGTCCGGCAGCGTGCTCTTGTCGCCGTCGTTGACCCTCGCCTGGAGGTCCTTGGCGAGCTCGGTGCCCTGATCGCCGATGTAGCTCGCCTGCAGCTTGTCGCTGCCCTCGATCTCGACGTCGTCCTTGAGCTCGATCTTGATCTTGCTTTCGTCGCCGGTGGTGAGCTCGGCGGACTTGACCTTGTTGTCGGCGATCGCGTTGACGACCTGGCCGGTGTCCACCGTCTTGAAGCCGCCGGACGAACCGACGACCTGCATCAACACGACCACGGCGAGGACGGCCAGCACGATCCACATGACCGGCCCACGGAAGTAGCGCTTCACGTCCATCCATACGGGGCGCGGGCGCCCCGTCCCTCCTGCCACAGTGAGGCACGCCGGCTTCGCGGTGAGCCGGCCGTGCGTACGGTGAATTACTCGACCTGTTGAAGACTTGCCTTCGGACGGTACCTCAGCTTCCGCCCCGGGCGCTGCCCGGGCGGTGAATGACCACCGTCCGTACAAACCTCAACGCCGCGACGGCGCCCGGCGTTCCCGCCGGGCGCTCCCGGCCGCTCAGCCGCCGTAGACGTGCGGCGCCAGGGTCCCGACGAAGGGGAGGTTGCGGTACTTCTCCGCGTAGTCGAGGCCGTAGCCGACGACGAACTCGTTGGGGATGTCGAAGCCGACGTATTTGACGTCGATGTCGACCTTGGCGGCCTCGGGCTTGCGCAGCAGCGTGCACACGTTCAGCGAGGCCGGTCCGCGCGAGCTGAGGTTGGACAGCAGCCAGGAGAGGGTGAGCCCGGAGTCGATGATGTCCTCGACGATGAGGACGTCGCGGCCGGCGATGTCGGTGTCCAGGTCCTTGAGGATCCGGACCACGCCGGAGGACTTGGTGCCCGCTCCGTATGAGGAGACCGCCATCCAGTCCATGGTCACGGGGGTCGACAGCGCCCGGGCCAGGTCCGCCATCACCATGACCGCGCCCTTGAGCACCCCGACGATCAGCAGATCGCGGCCCGCGTACTCGGCGTCGATCTCCGCGGCCAGCTCGGCCAGCTTGGTGTCGATCTCTTCCTTGGTGATGAGCACCGACTGAAGGTCGGTGCCCATGTCCTTGTCGTCCACCCGCGTCACTCTCGGTCGTTACGGCCCGGTCCCGGCAGCACTCGTTCCCGGCGGTGGCCGGAGGATGCGTCGGGAGGCGGCTCAGTGCTCGGCGGCGGTCTGGTCGCGCCGCCCGATGACCAGATTGCCACACCGCCGGCGGACCTCGACGCGCCCGGGCAGGTTGAGTGCGCCCTGGCCGTGCCAGTCGGTGACCAGCCGGTCCATTTCCTCGATGTGCCGGGCGAAGAGCGAACCCGCGGGCGAACCGGCCGCGATGGCCGCGCGGCGCAGCACCCGGCGGCGGATGGCCGGCGGCAGCACGGCGAGCTTGGCGACGTCCAGGCCGCCGGCCGGATCGCCGCCGCCATGGCCGCCGTCCGTGCCGCCGTCCGGGGCGGACCGGACGGAGCGTTCGGCGTCGTCCGCCCAGACGTCCAGGGCGTCGGCGTCGTCGCGGGAGAGCTGGGCGGTTCTGGCGAGGGCCTCGATCACGCCCTTGCCCAGGGATTTCTCCAGGGCGGGCAGCCCTTCGTGGCGCAACCGGGAGCGGGTGTAGGAGGGGTCGCTGTTGTGCGGGTCGTCCCAGACGGGCAGCGACTGGGCGAGGCAGGCCGTACGCGCCGTCTGCCGGTCGAGCCGGAGGAAGGGGCGCCGGTAGCGGCCGTCCCTGCCGGAGACGGCGGCCATGCCGGAGAGCGAGCGGATGCCGGAGCCGCGGGCGAGCCCGAGGAGAACGGTCTCGGCCTGGTCGTCGCGGGTGTGGCCGAGCAGGACGGCGCGGGCGCCGTACCGGTCCGCGACGGAGTCGAGGGCGGCGTAGCGGGCGTCGCGGGCGGCGGCCTCGGGGCCGCCGGACCGGCCGACGTCGACCGCGACCGTCTCGACGGGGTCGAGGCCGAGTTCCCGCAGGCGCGCGGCGACCTCCTCGGCGCGCTTTCCGGAGCCCGGCTGGAGGCGGTGGTCGACGGTGACCCCGCCGGCACGGATGCCCAGCTTGGGCGCCTCGAAGGCGAGCGCGGAGGCGAGCGCGACGGAGTCGGCGCCGCCGCTGCAGGCGGCGAGCACCAGCGGGGCGCCGGGGGCGCTCGGGGCCGGGCGGCCGGACGGCTCGGGGCGTCCGGCGGGCAGGGCGGCGGGCGACGCGGAGGAGGAGGGAGCCGAGGGGGCGGAGGGAGAGGCGGGCGGGGAAGACGTGCCGGGCGTGCCGGCGCCGGCGAGCTCGGCGAGGAGGTCGTGGAGCGTGCGGCGGACCGCCAGGCGTATCGCCGCGACCGCTGGATGGGGACCCATGTCCGGTTCCCTTCCTGTCAGGGGGAGATGTCTCGGGGGCCGTGCGGACCGGGGGCGGTGGACCGCCCGACGGCACTCGGCCTTCCGTCACACTGTGTGTGTAGATGGTGACAGAGGCGAGCCATTACCCGAGCATCGCACGCCTTCCGGGGTCGCACGGTCCCTCGGACGGGTGATCTGCAGGACTTCCATTCGGCTCCCGGCCCCCGGCTCCGGTCCGGATCGGCCCCGGACCGGAGGAAGTGCTCGCGGACGGGGCCGGACGGGGAGGGACGGACCCGCGGGGTCAGCTCTCCTTGCGGTGCACCCGGGCGACCCATTCGGCGGGGGCGGCGATCTCCGCCTTGGTCGGCAGGGTGTTGGGCGAGGTCCACACCCGGTTGAAGCCGTCCATGCCGACGTCCTTCACCACGGCCCGGACGAAACGCTCGCCGTCGCGGTACTGGCGGAGCTTGGCGTCGAGCCCGAGGAGCTTGCGCAGGGCCTGGTCCAGCCGTCCCGCGCCGCTCGCCCGGCGCTGCTGGAACTTCTCGCGGATCTCGGCCACGGAGGGGACGACGTCCGGGCCGACCCCGTCCATGACGAAGTCGGCGTGGCCCTCCAGCAGGGACATCACGGCGGTGATGCGGTCGAGGACCTCCCGCTGGGCGGGGGTCTGCACCAGTTCGACGAAGCTGCGCCCGCCGTCCGCCTCGCCCTCCGTCCGGCCGCCGGCGAGGGACTGGGCCGCCTCGCGGACACGTTCCAGGAGGGTGCCGGGGTCGATGTCGGTCTCGGCGAGGAAGGTCTGGATCTCGCCCTCGATGTGGTCGCTGAGCCAGGGGACGGCCGAGAACTGGGTGCGGTGGGTCTCCTCGTGCAGGCAGACCCAGAGCCGGAAGTCGTGCGGTTCGACATCGAGTTCGCGCTCGACGTGGACGATGTTCGGGGCGACCAGGAGCAGCCGGCCGCCGTTCGCCCCGGCGGGCAGGTCGCGGCCGGGCGGGGCGAAGGTCTCGTACTGGCCGAGGACGCGGGAGGCGAGGAAGGAGAGCAGCGCCCCCAGCTCCATGCCGGTCACCTTGGAGCCCACGGCGCTGAGCACGGCTCCGCCGGGGCGGCCGGCCCGGCGGCCCTCGACCTTCTCCAGCAGGGGTTTCAGCAGCTCGCGGAAGCCGGCCACATTGGCGCGGATCCAGCCCGGCCGGTCGATGACCAGGACCGGGGTGCCGCCGCCGGGGGCCGGCGCCACACCGTCGGCGGACGGAGCCGCCATCCGGGTGAAGGCGCGCACGTGTTCCTCGGAGGAACGGGCGTGCCGGCGCAGCTCGGACACGACCGCGCGTGCCTCGTCACGGCTCACCTCGGGGCCCGGCCGTACCAGCCGGGTCGCGGTCGCGACCGCGAGATTCCAGTCGACCATCTGGGCACCGCCGAAACTCGTCATGACTTCACCGTACGTGGCGCGCGGAGAGAGCGGGAGGAGTGCACGTCGGGGGTGCGGCCCGGCGGCTGGCGCGGCTCCGGGGCCCGGCGGCCTGTCGTGCCGGGGCGGGGCCGGCCGCGCCGGGGCGGTCAGCGGCAGCCGCAGTTGGCCAGGGCCGAGGCCAGGCGGTCCAGGGCCGCCTGGGCACCGTGGGCGTCGGTGCTGCCGTTCGTGATGAACGCGAAGGCCAGCAGCCGGCCGTCGGCGTCGACGACCGTGCCGGCGAGGGCGTTCACGCCGGTGAGGGTGCCGGTCTTGGCGCGGACCATGCCGGTGCCCGCGGAGGCGTCCGCGTAGCGGCTGCGGAGGGTGCCGCTGAATCCGGCCACGGGGAGTCCGGTGAGGACCGGGCGGAGCTCGGGGCGCTCGGGGTCGGTGGCCCGGACCAGCAGCTGGGCGAGGAGGGCCGTGGAGATCCTGCCGTCCCGGTCGAGGCCGCTGCCGTCGGCGAACCGGGCGCCCTTGAGCGGCAGGTCCAGCTCGGCGAGCCGGTCCCGTACGGCCTTCTCCGCGCCGGTGAAGCTCGCCGGCCTGCCGTCGGCGACCGCCGTCTCCCGGGCGAGGGCCTCGGCGATGTCGTTGTCGCTGTTGGTCAGGGCCCGTTCGACGAGGGCGGAGACGGGCATGGAGCGGACGGCGGCGACCCGCTCGGCGTCCTTTCCGGCCTTGGCGCGGCGGGGCTCTCCCTTGACCTTGACGCCGCGGTCGCGGAGGAGGCCGGCGAAGGTCTTCGCGGCGTCGGCGGCGGGGTCGGCGGAGCGGGGCGCCGGGCCGCGGTGGCTGTCGTCGAGGCGGCCCGCGTCGGTGCTCAGCGGGACGACCGGGGCGATGTTGTCGTTGTGCCCTATGGGGTGCCGGTCGGGTCCGGACCAGCGCGAGGTGTCGTACGCCAGGACGGTCTTCCCGGCGCCGTCCTCCTTGAGGGCGTGTGCGGTGCGGTCGGCCAGGTCGCGCAGGCTCGCCGGGTTGCCGGGCTGCCGGGAGCCGCGGGCGGTGAGGGTCGGGTCGCCGCCGCCGACCAGCACGATCTCGCCGTCGCCGGAGCCGGTGACGACCTCGGTGGTCAGCCGGTGGTCGGGACCGAGCGCGGTGAGGGCGGCCACCGCCGTCGCGATCTTGATGGTGGAGGCGGGTACCGCCGGGGTGTGCGCCCGGGTGCCGTGGACCAGGTCGCCGGTGGCGGCGTCGGCCACCGCGGTGCTGCTCAGCGAGCCCAGGGCCGGGTCCTCCAGCAGCGGGGTGAGGGCGTCCTCCAGACCCGTCGCGGTGGGCGGCGGGGCGGCTTCGGACGAGCCGGCGGCGCCGCCGAGGGCGGCGAGGACCGCGGTGGCCGCGGGCGCCGACTCGTCCGTGGCCGACGTACCGGGTGACCGGCCATCGTGACGCTCACCACCCTCGCCGTTCCAGTGGGCCGCGCGGGTCCGCTCGGCCGTACGCTGTCCGGAGTCCCATGGGCCGGCCGCGGTCACCGCTCCGGCCGCCATGACGAGCCCGAGTACGGCGGAACCCGCCGCCAGGTGCCACGGCGGCAGGGCCAACCACCCGCCGACGGGCCACCTGTACCGCCACCATCCGGCCTCGGGCACTTCGGACCAGCCCCTTTCGCACCCACGCCCCCGCGTAAGGGACACTTAACCATCAGAATTATGGCCTGATCATGGAGGAGCCACCCGTGGAGTTCGACGTCACCATCGAGATCCCGAAGGGTTCGCGCAACAAGTACGAGGTGGACCACGAGACGGGCCGTATCCGCCTGGACCGCCGGCTCTTCACCTCGACGAGTTACCCGGCCGACTACGGGTTCGTCGAGAACACCCTCGGCGAGGACGGCGACCCGCTGGACGCCCTGGTCATCCTGGACGAGCCGACCTTCCCCGGCTGTCTCATCAAGTGCCGCGCGATCGGCATGTTCCGGATGACGGACGAAGCGGGCGGTGACGACAAGCTCCTGTGCGTGCCGGCCTCGGACCCGCGCGTCGAGCACCTGCGCGACATCCACCATGTCTCGGAGTTCGACCGCCTGGAGATCCAGCACTTCTTCGAGGTCTACAAGGACCTGGAGCCCGGCAAGTCGGTCGAGGGCGCCAACTGGGTGGGCCGCGCCGAGGCCGAGGCCGAGGTCGAGGCGTCGATCAAGCGCCTGGAGGCCTCCGGAGGGGCGCACTGACGACGGTCGCGCCGGAGTGATCCGGCCACGGTCCCGCCGGCGCGGCGGCACCGTATGACGGTGGTACGGGCGGGCGGCGCACTCCTCGGTGCGCCGCCCGCTCGCTGCCCGGCCCCGGCGGACGGGACATACCGGGCGAGCGCCCCGGGAATGCGCCATGGTGGCCTGAGGGGCGCGGGACGCATTCGAGTTCTACGAGGAGGAACGGAGCACGTGGTGGCGGACGCCCAGCGGCACGGCGGTGCCCCCGGGTCGGAGCGGGAGGACCCCGAGAACCGCAAACCGCAGTCCGACGAGGCGCGCAGCGCCTTCACCTCACCGCTCGGCGTCCCCCTGCCGCCACCCCCGGAGGAGGAGCACCCCACCTCGGAGTTCGCCCTCCCCACGGGCCTGGCGCCGGAGCCGCCGCCCGAGCCCGAGGGCTCGGCCTTCGCGCCGCCGGGCGGGCGGCAGCCGGAGGCGGCCGGCCGGGACCGGCCCAGCTCCTTCCCCGCCTTCACTCCCCCGAACGGCATACCCGCCGTCCGGCTGTCCAAGGCACAGCCCTGGCAGGACCGGATGCGCACCATGCTGCGGATGCCGGTGGGCGACCGTCCGGTGCCCGAGCGGGCGGAGCGCCACGAGGACGAATCGGGGCCCGCCGTCCCCCGGGTCCTGGACATCTCGCTGCGGATCGGAGAACTGCTGCTGGCGGGCGGCGAGGGAGCCGAGGACGTCGAGGCGGCGATGTTCGGCGTCGCGCACGCCTACGGGCTGGACCGCTGCGAGCCGACCGTCACCTTCACCCTGCTCTCCGTCACCTACCAGCCGTCCCTGGTGGACGACCCGGTGACGGCCAGCCGGACGGTGCGCCGCCGGGGGACCGACTACACCAGGCTGTCGGCCGTCTACCGGCTGGTGGACGACATCACCTCGGACGACATCGAGATCACGCTGGAGGAGGCGTACCGGCGGCTGGCCGACATCCGCCGGAACCGCCACCCCTACCCCGGCTGGGCGCTGACCCTGGCCGGCGGGCTGCTGTCGGGGTCGGCGAGCACCCTCGTCGGCGGCGGCTGGCTCGTCTTCCTCGCGGCGGCGGCCGGGGCCATGCTCGGCGACCGGCTCGCCTGGCTGGCCTCGGGCCGCGGGCTGCCGGAGTTCTACC from the Streptomyces xinghaiensis S187 genome contains:
- the hpt gene encoding hypoxanthine phosphoribosyltransferase, giving the protein MGTDLQSVLITKEEIDTKLAELAAEIDAEYAGRDLLIVGVLKGAVMVMADLARALSTPVTMDWMAVSSYGAGTKSSGVVRILKDLDTDIAGRDVLIVEDIIDSGLTLSWLLSNLSSRGPASLNVCTLLRKPEAAKVDIDVKYVGFDIPNEFVVGYGLDYAEKYRNLPFVGTLAPHVYGG
- the dacB gene encoding D-alanyl-D-alanine carboxypeptidase/D-alanyl-D-alanine endopeptidase, giving the protein MAAGAVTAAGPWDSGQRTAERTRAAHWNGEGGERHDGRSPGTSATDESAPAATAVLAALGGAAGSSEAAPPPTATGLEDALTPLLEDPALGSLSSTAVADAATGDLVHGTRAHTPAVPASTIKIATAVAALTALGPDHRLTTEVVTGSGDGEIVLVGGGDPTLTARGSRQPGNPASLRDLADRTAHALKEDGAGKTVLAYDTSRWSGPDRHPIGHNDNIAPVVPLSTDAGRLDDSHRGPAPRSADPAADAAKTFAGLLRDRGVKVKGEPRRAKAGKDAERVAAVRSMPVSALVERALTNSDNDIAEALARETAVADGRPASFTGAEKAVRDRLAELDLPLKGARFADGSGLDRDGRISTALLAQLLVRATDPERPELRPVLTGLPVAGFSGTLRSRYADASAGTGMVRAKTGTLTGVNALAGTVVDADGRLLAFAFITNGSTDAHGAQAALDRLASALANCGCR
- a CDS encoding inorganic diphosphatase, producing MEFDVTIEIPKGSRNKYEVDHETGRIRLDRRLFTSTSYPADYGFVENTLGEDGDPLDALVILDEPTFPGCLIKCRAIGMFRMTDEAGGDDKLLCVPASDPRVEHLRDIHHVSEFDRLEIQHFFEVYKDLEPGKSVEGANWVGRAEAEAEVEASIKRLEASGGAH
- a CDS encoding zinc-dependent metalloprotease, with protein sequence MTSFGGAQMVDWNLAVATATRLVRPGPEVSRDEARAVVSELRRHARSSEEHVRAFTRMAAPSADGVAPAPGGGTPVLVIDRPGWIRANVAGFRELLKPLLEKVEGRRAGRPGGAVLSAVGSKVTGMELGALLSFLASRVLGQYETFAPPGRDLPAGANGGRLLLVAPNIVHVERELDVEPHDFRLWVCLHEETHRTQFSAVPWLSDHIEGEIQTFLAETDIDPGTLLERVREAAQSLAGGRTEGEADGGRSFVELVQTPAQREVLDRITAVMSLLEGHADFVMDGVGPDVVPSVAEIREKFQQRRASGAGRLDQALRKLLGLDAKLRQYRDGERFVRAVVKDVGMDGFNRVWTSPNTLPTKAEIAAPAEWVARVHRKES
- the tilS gene encoding tRNA lysidine(34) synthetase TilS: MGPHPAVAAIRLAVRRTLHDLLAELAGAGTPGTSSPPASPSAPSAPSSSASPAALPAGRPEPSGRPAPSAPGAPLVLAACSGGADSVALASALAFEAPKLGIRAGGVTVDHRLQPGSGKRAEEVAARLRELGLDPVETVAVDVGRSGGPEAAARDARYAALDSVADRYGARAVLLGHTRDDQAETVLLGLARGSGIRSLSGMAAVSGRDGRYRRPFLRLDRQTARTACLAQSLPVWDDPHNSDPSYTRSRLRHEGLPALEKSLGKGVIEALARTAQLSRDDADALDVWADDAERSVRSAPDGGTDGGHGGGDPAGGLDVAKLAVLPPAIRRRVLRRAAIAAGSPAGSLFARHIEEMDRLVTDWHGQGALNLPGRVEVRRRCGNLVIGRRDQTAAEH